The Arachis ipaensis cultivar K30076 chromosome B10, Araip1.1, whole genome shotgun sequence DNA window attaatttaaaacatatatatctTTTTTAGTCTTCTTAAAGTGCACAAGGAGCCAAGTGAGGCCGGTTTCGCATTGATCCGGACTCGACTCTAAATAATAATCGAACCTATTTTTGAGACTCTTATCCGACCCTAGACCCTTCGAGTCTGACTGGCCCTTCAGTCCCGGCCAGGTACATCCCTAACATCACTTACACTAAgttacaaaatataaaattattatacatcaaattaatttaaatatgttTTCAGTAATTTCTCTTAACATCATTGAATATGAAATGACTTCACTTATAATTCTATCTCAAataaaagatttataaaaatttaacatataagttgttgattcataaaataaaatataaaagcaaaataatatattataatagaatgaaagacaaataaacaataaaacaatttttttggttaaaaaataatcaaataatgatattaaatttattattaattaagagAAAATACTACTATAAATTAGTCTAGTGTTTAATTTACTAAAAAAGCTTAAAAGtccatatttaatttaaaaatataaaaacaaataattttaaaatatttgatacCTACCTTAAAAATAAATTCCACAATTTCGGCACCAAAATAAAATCACAAGAGAATTAGCATACAAGACAGATAAAAATAGATGTTCACCACTTTGTACAAAGTTAAACAAACGAGAATAGCATGACCATGGCAACAGATGTGCTACAAGAATAGACCTTTCTAAGGTACAGCAACGAGTTTTCTTTTTTTATGAGGATTTCTTGGAGGCCTCATTAGGACCTAGGCCATTaagaaaatattaataaattaaattaaaaataatacaaaaaccTCCTAGAAAATTCGATACTATTTAGGCATCAATCAACTAATACAATGATCATATTCATATAGAGTTCATCTACTTTATTCAGTGTACATAGCTTAGAATTTCTCACCTAATTGCAACTCTTTACAGAGTAGACAGAAGTAAACATCACAAGCATCagtattctttttttctttacctTGATTCAATTTCATGAGTCTCAGAGCCCCTTAAAAATGATCTGCGCCACCATATCTGGAATGCCTTACTTAGATTTGGACACTCAGTACCATGCTTTGAGAAATACCGAAACCATTCCATAAACAGCATGTGTTGTTGCTTGAGGGGCAAAGTAAGAAGTGCCTGACCCATTGCCTCTTCCAATGCCTTCATATCAAGCCCCTTTTTGCATCTCTGCAGCCACCCAAAGTCCAACAGCATTGGTTTGAACCACGCCTGAAGAAGCCCCGACCTAGCTTCCAACCGACATTGTAGTTTTCTGGTGCCGATGGCGACAAACAATGTTGCTGACACTCGACTCAGTTCGTATCTTACCATGGGAGAGGCATCATCATGCAATTTAAGTAGCTGCTGCTGATTGGTCCATATATCAACAAAGTCTTCCGCCATTTGCCCATCAAACATGATTTCCAGCAACCAGTTGATGTTATCAACCTGTCTTGCGACGCGTTCGATCAAAGGCTTGTTCATATCTTTCTTCGGCAATGATTGTTCATGACGGTTGTCGTCAGATTTCCCCTCAAATAGGCTAACTAGAGAAGCGAGACACGAGTGGCAAACAGAATATAGATCCTCCTTGCTGAGGTCAACATGGTTCTTCTCATAGACCGAGCTTTTACTTAGAAGACCCTTTACTAGTGACTTAAGTTCGTTCCTTGCATTGGCATCTGCAGAACTGGTGATAGACCAAACGAGTTGCATTGCAACATTTGGCTGTGAATCTGCTGAATCATTCAAGTAGAATCTACCTAGGATGTCCCTGGTTGTCGTATCATCGAACTTGAATCTTGTGAacaagctcctcaatttctcttcttcctcttcagtcCAAGGAACAGCCTCAAGGTACTTCAAACAGGATAATACACCCCTTGTGAACTTGATGCCAGCAGCCACCTATAAACACAATCATAACAACCATGTAAGACAAATGCAATTATTCAAACACAAGCAAGATTGTTTCCATTAGAAAAATCAAAATGTTCAAATGCAAGTTCCAATTCTCCatttttcttgcttttaatttcatgccaCCCAATACTAAACCAGCTTATTCCCAAAACACTCAAAAAACCAAACCTACCATATACTAGCTGCAAattaaatcatcaacaaaaacataCACAGAAATGAAGATAAAATATTTTACTAAAGGAAAAGAAAGTAACAACTACTTAGGTACCTCCAAAACGTCGATGGATCGAAAAACACCAATCTTAGCGAGCCTTTTGGTAACATCATCCTCGAACATGAGCTCAATGGTTTCTCTGAACAACCCCAAGTTATCGACCTCAGGAACCTCAATCCTGCACATTTTGCTACTACAGCCACTACCATTTGAAGTTGAACCTGAACCCTTCTTGTAATCACTTATCAAACCAGCAAAAACCTCGGAATTCGCGTACAGAACCACCGAATTCAGCTCCAAAACCATGCACCCACCATCCTTCCCTCTCAAACACATTCTCACGTCAAAAACACCGTCTTTAGTTCCTCCGCTGCCAGAACCCTCCTCTTCCACCACCGCAGGAGGCAGCGGAGGCGGTGTCGGTGCCCGGAAGCTCCGAGATCGCAACTTGGGCTCGGAATCGATGGCCGGAGAGGGGACGGGAGCGGCGGAATCGACGGCAGCGGGATCGGAGTCAATGGGGGATACTCTGCCGGGGGACAAGATCCTCCGAGGGTCGATCCGACCCGCCATTCTGGACCCGGATTTGGTGCTCTGGGGCGAGCTTGGGACCGAAAGATTCGGTTTTGAGAAGGTTTCAGACTTCCCCTGACGCGGTTTCGAGTAGTGGGTTGAAGAATAGAAGTTGTCGGGGCTCGACGGCGGAACGGCAAAGGAGCAGCACCATGTTCGCCGGCGCCGGCGATACGAACGGTCCATCGAAATGGGTTTCAAAAAACAGACAAAGGTCGAAAATTGAAGAGTTGTGACTGAATGGGTAAAGTGGGTGCTCTGTTTTTTATGTTTGGAGCTGCAGAGTGAGGAGCAGGAGCATCATATCATGGTCATGCTCTGTTAAATGTTTtagttgttattttctttccttggaACGGGTGTTATTTACTTACTTTCTTGGGaattgtgtttttttattttatgggtGTTGTTTGGTTGTTTTTGTGTTCCGGTGAAGAAATTGAGGAAATAGTGCTTAGCATCTGCAAGCTGTGACCTTTTAATTAATCTGGTTTAGTGGTGTGGCTTAGGGTTGGGAGTTTTGTGATTCTGTTTGTATGAGTTGTAATGTTAGTTTGGAATTtaaggaggaaaagaaaagagCGACCGAAGTGAGGGAcagatgatgatgaatgatgaaaaGTAGTACTACTCTATTACTGAGGTGGCCCCATCAATAGCATCGTTTTGGGGAATTGTTTTGTTatattataatataaatataaaaaaaaatcaatttatgtATTTATGCTTTTTTGCCTTGTTTGTTGCTTGTTGGTCAGGGATGGCATAATCTCCTTTCGGACTCCATCCAATCATTNNNNNNNNNNNNNNNNNNNNNNNNNNNNNNNNNNNNNNNNNNNNNNNNNNNNNNNNNNNNNNNNNNNNNNNNNNNNNNNNNNNNNNNNNNNNNNNNNNNNNNNNNNNNNNNNNNNNNNNNNNNNNNNNNNNNNNNNNNNNNNNNNNNNNNNNNNNNNNNNNNNNNNNNNNNNNNNNNNNNNNNNNNNNNNNNNNNNNNNNNNNNNNNNNNNNNNNNNNNNNNNNNNNNNNNNNNNNNNNNNNNNNNNNNNNNNNNNNNNNNNNNNNNNNNNNNNNNNNNNNNNNNNNNNNNNNNNNNNNNNNNNNNNNNNNNNNNNNNNNNNNNNNNNNNNNNNNNNNNNNNNNNNNNNNNNNNNNNNNNNNNNNNNNNNNNNNNNNNNNNNNNNNNNNNN harbors:
- the LOC107623616 gene encoding BTB/POZ domain-containing protein At2g13690, whose product is MDRSYRRRRRTWCCSFAVPPSSPDNFYSSTHYSKPRQGKSETFSKPNLSVPSSPQSTKSGSRMAGRIDPRRILSPGRVSPIDSDPAAVDSAAPVPSPAIDSEPKLRSRSFRAPTPPPLPPAVVEEEGSGSGGTKDGVFDVRMCLRGKDGGCMVLELNSVVLYANSEVFAGLISDYKKGSGSTSNGSGCSSKMCRIEVPEVDNLGLFRETIELMFEDDVTKRLAKIGVFRSIDVLEVAAGIKFTRGVLSCLKYLEAVPWTEEEEEKLRSLFTRFKFDDTTTRDILGRFYLNDSADSQPNVAMQLVWSITSSADANARNELKSLVKGLLSKSSVYEKNHVDLSKEDLYSVCHSCLASLVSLFEGKSDDNRHEQSLPKKDMNKPLIERVARQVDNINWLLEIMFDGQMAEDFVDIWTNQQQLLKLHDDASPMVRYELSRVSATLFVAIGTRKLQCRLEARSGLLQAWFKPMLLDFGWLQRCKKGLDMKALEEAMGQALLTLPLKQQHMLFMEWFRYFSKHGTECPNLSKAFQIWWRRSFLRGSETHEIESR